atgctgtggctataatttgagcagtccttggatcagagagggctaggggaCCTCTCTCTTGCTGTGCTCTCACACCCTGCTGTGGCCTTTgctgggattcagttcccttggagctttcccCCTTTCTGTCTTGGTCCAGGCGCAAGGCCTAGGTGAAGTTGGTCTGCTCaagcaggttcttcagctgctacttgggCAGCATTTGGTTCTTGTTGCTGTCTAGGTGAggacaaggcaagttgcctgacttcttggctggtttaaatagtGTCCGAAGACAATCAATGCCCTTTGGtgacacagaaccctgataactggacctctAAGATGGGGCATATCtgaacatggccaggggcagacacggttcacagctgtgttacaaagttaattacacgtggtatatgtttatctggaccccaggaagtgtccaggtttgcacattcacatgTGCCTACCATATTTATCACGTGCTATACATTTTCTTTGGGCATCTGgacccaggaagtgtccaggtttgcacatttgCAGGtacttagcccattgtctgggctatgGCATGTTTGGGGCTTTAACCCTTCAGGTCAacaagagatgtggtgctgaaggacatggtttaataccAGGCTTAGATGATCTGATCTTTCCAAGTGATTCTGTTCTTTTCTCACTGGAACTCATTAAAACGTGATACCATACACCGTAAGCGTCCTGAACTGAGAATTGCTGATTTTAAGTTATTATcacttgaatttattttttaccATTCCATACAGCTCTCACTacacaggaccttgcatttgtcTTAAGATTGTGAAACTTGGGAGGAAGGCACTCAACATGTTtgtgcagtggggttggacccgatgatctcttgaggtcccttccaacctctgatatactgtgatactgtggtaatTACCTTTTTGTTCTTCATTCAGAAGCTACAGGTAAGACTTACAGGAACTAGCTGTACTTGAAATCAAAGATAAAGTAATTCAAGTTTCTTATCTTCCAGTAGTTCTATCACTGAGAAAATCCTGCCACTATCCTTTTTGTTCTAATATGGTAATACGCAGAGGCTGAGATGCTGATGATACAGCAGAGATGACGCCTGCTTACACTGACTCCTTATTATAGAAGTCACTTTGGTGCTGCCTATTTTAACTCAGTCTGACCACCCTACTTGCATTCACTGCTTCTGAACAGCAAAATCAAATTTTCACTGCATTTTGTGCCCTGAATGGCTGCACACTATCTCAATGGAGACAGTGACCCAGAGAGTAGGGCTGTTGGACTAGAAGCTGTTAATAGCATCTGATGAGTAAGTTACTAACTCATATGTGCACAGGAATGAAATCCGAACAGAAGCAAACTCACTTTCTGAACAGAATTTATTTACATAGAGAATATCAACCATTATGGCTCCCAGCTTGATTTCCTCCTCTTGCTGAGTCTCTATTCAAGCTACAGGAAGAAGCAAGTTAAAGCTTGAGTTTGTGCCTCCATCATGGAGCCTTAAAGTTACAAATCAACCTTCAGATCTCCTGGGACATCTTCCATTCCTGTGCTCCAGGACTGCAACAAGCCAACTGGTGCCTGGGCAGCTCACGCCAAGCCCCACCCCTGTGTGGGCATGGGGCCTCCCTCAGGGTAGAAATGGATACCTAAACAGGAGTGCCCTTGAGGGCCTCTGAGGCTGCCCACTTCTTGTCCTCCCGATaacccttcagcagctggttGAGCAGCGTCTTCTCGGTGTCACGGCGCCGAACGATGAGCGGTGGGAAGGGGTTCCCCTTGAGCTCAATGACTGCCATCTTGGCGCGGTCAATGCTATCGCGGTTGGGGATCTGCAGCATGCGCGTGTAGCTGCCGGGGTGGGGCTGGAACCGGAGCGCTAGCACCTTGAACAGCTTGTGGATGAGATCCTTCTCCTGCGGGGcagcacactcagctccagCGCGGcggctgtggggggcaaggagggactggggggtgggggggtgggaggcCGGTACTTACCGTCAGCCAGAAATTCGCCATGCGCATGGCGCGCTCATTGGTATCTCCCAGTTTGGCGTAGTCAATGAGCTGCGAGAAGGAAGTAGAGCCGTCAGCGTCCCTTGGCCGCCTGCCGCTccgccccgccccgctccgCTCCGCTCCGATCAAGCCAGGCCGCTCACCCGTTCAGCATAGTCGCGCATCTCGTCGGCCCGCGCCCAGGGCACTTCGATGCGCTCATGGCGCACCAGCGCCGTCACCAGGTTGCGCAGCATGTCGAGGCGCGAGCGCGGGCCCAGCCCAAGCTGCCGGTACACGCGCCCATGCGAGATGGCGACCACCACCGACAGCCGCATCTCGCCTCCCTTCGATcctcgccgccgccgccgccgccgccgccgccacagGGTATGCCGGGAAGCGTCACCTGGCAGCCCCCGCACGCCGCCACGCAGCACGCCGGGAGTTGTAGTTCGCCCGTACTGGCCGTCACGGCCACGCTGCGTAGAGGGGGACCGCTAAGCTGGGCgggagctggagcctggagTCGCGTACCGAGAGGTCTGAAGACAGCTGGGAAGCCGGGCCGGGCCCATCTCAGCTGGTCAGAGTGGGCCGAGTACGCCTCCGGTCCCCACTTTCCGTTCGCCGCACGGCAGTGACGCAATGCGCGGGCGCACCTCGGTTGTTTCCGCGCTGGCTGAGGCGCCCTGTGCCGGGCGCTGTAGTTCCCTGCGGAGGCTGGGCCTAGCGCCGTCTGCCGTCGCAGAGAGGGCTCCCTCGCCCCGCCGCAGCCAGCTCCGCTGCTGTCTGCGGTATCAGGGCACTCTCGGGGTGAGGATGTGTCCGTGGCGGCAGACCACCAGGGTGGTTTCTGACGGGAGAgaggagcatgtccaaagaaaagTGACTCTGCAGGTGAAGGGTATAGAGCGCAAGTGTTACGAGGCGTGGCttagggaactggggttgtttagtctggagaacaggaggctgaagggagaccctaccgctctctacaactacgtGATTGTGGAGACTAGGTTGTAGGTTCTGCtagataaagcactggctgggtgaacgggcccaaagagtggtggtcagtggagttaaatccagctgacggctggtcacaagtggtgttcttcagggctcagtgttgggaccacttctgtttaacatctttattgatgaccttgatgaagacatagagtgtgtcagcaagtttgcagatgacaccgagttaggtgggagtgttgatctgcagtAGGGtaaggaggctctgcagagggatgatcagagggctggagcacctctcatgaggacagactgagagaattggggctgttcagtctggagaagagaaggctctgagatgaccttattgtggccttccagtatctgaagggggcctacaagaaagctggggagggactttttagtgacaggactagggggaatggaacaaagttggaagagggtagattcagactggatttaaggaagaagttcttccccatgagagtggtgagaccctggaataggttgcccagggaggtggttgaggcctcttccctggaggtcagggctggatgaggctctggccagcctgatgtagtgtgaggtgtccctgccaatggcaggggggttggaactagatgatccttgtggtcccttccaaccctgactgtttctatgattctatgacttggatagattggattgATGGGCCAGTGTTAAcaggatgaggttcaacaaggccaaatgccaggtcccgcacttggtcacaacaaccccgaGCAACACTAgacttggggaagtgtggctctCAGAGCCCAgatgtgcccagatggccaagaaagccaatggcatactggcttgtatcaaaaatgctgtgtccagcaggagtaaggaagtgattgtcACCTTGTACTCAgttctggtgaggccacacctcaagtattgtgtccagttttgggcacttcagtgcaggagagatgtggaggtgctggagcaagtgcagaggagggcaccaAAGCTGGTGGAAGGCCTGGAAAATAAGTCGTAtgaagtgactgaaggagcggggcctgtttagtttggaaaagaggaggctgaggggagacctcatcgctttctacaactacctgaaaggatgttgtggagaggctggtgctggtctcttacaggtaattagtgatagaacaagagggagtggTCTCAaactatgactgggtaggtttagactggatgttgggaaaaaaattttcacagaaagaatggtcaggcattggaatcggctgcccaggggaggtggttgagtcaaccctggaggtctttaaaagtcatttggatgtggtgcttgggaacaTGGTTTTGGGGTGAAGTTTGTAGTTTgtatgggttggacttggtgatcctgagagtcttttccaacctgaatgtttctgtgattctgtgattctgttctacCTGTgggttgtagtgaagtgggtGTCAAATcgcttctcccaagtaacaaacaATAGGGTGAGAAAAAATGACCTCAGATTgcgctaggggaggtttagatttgtTACTAGGTGAAATTTCTTTCCTAGAAAGGTTGTCActcattggaacaggctgttgaGGGAAGTgttggagttaccatccctggaggtatttaaaagacatgtagatgtggtgctgagggacatagtttaatggtgAATAagcagtgctaggttaacagttgggcCTGATGATTTTAaacgtctcttccaaccacagtaattctatcattctatgctGCCCCTCACCACAGATGGGGCAGGGTATGGAACTTCCCTCACAGGATGCTCCTGGGGCTGCGGAGGAGAGCCCAAAGGCCTGCCAGACTCCTTGTCTtgtttcccccttcttcccagTACCAGCGGCAGGATTTCAGTCTTGTGTCCCTGTATCACCTCTACAGGCTGTATAGAAGCTGTCTACACTGACAGCACTGGGAAAGGCTGCTGGATCCAGCCTCCTGTAACCCACATGGGGCAGGAGGTGTGTGGAAGTTGGTGTGTGCTTTATTTACACAGAGACAGAAGCCTGCCCTATTCTGCAAGAGCTTGTGCCCCCATAGTCCTCCTGCTGTGTTTATAGTTCAGCTCcaagaaaaatgctgaagggcAACATGGAGGTTTCCTGcctcttgtttttcttccagttATGTCTGTATTTCACATAAAGGATGTATAACAAAAGCAGCTACCAACAACataagaaaaatatctttgttaTTATGAATACATCATAAAATCACAATCATTTTATACATATTTTAGTATTTCATACACTTCTATTAATAAAGTGAATGCGAACAGTATAGTTACTGGAATGTGTAATAGGAATAGACATAAGGATTTTAATGTGAAATTAACAAATTATTGTGACTTCACCCCTgtcttttgctgcttctctggggtTTAGCATATTATCTCTGAAATACTTCTAGAATGAAGATTACTCGAGATGTGATGCCAACAGTAACTCCAGGCATTAccttaatttctttctctccttttacaGATTTAATCTTACTATATGGTTCTATTGTGccagtattttgctttttgcAAAAAAGACCAGTTTTCTGcgtatgaaaatattttccaagctATATGATTTCATTACACCCATTAACAATCAGCGTTTTCTCATCATTACACATTCTTGCAAATGCTTCTATTAAATATATTTCTGATATTAATACAATAAGAAACTCTTTAATATGCTTCTCTTATAATTTGATGTCTTAGCACCAAAATAATATTTCTAATAAAATTATACTTAGTATTTATGTGAAACAAAGTTGACGTGTGCATGAGCCTATTAATGAAACTAGTAAGGAGTGTAGATATTTCTACATTCTTGGATTCTTTGGGAGTTTGTTATTTTTGGGGCCAGAGAGtaataaataatttacaaaATAATGGATTCTCTGGCTACCCAGTTACAAATCTTAAGACTGACAATGATTTCTCTGTTGTGGCTTTATAAAGGTTTGACTAGgctgaaaaaaaagtcacttttcTCAGAGTCCTTATGTATTTAGTCATCTTAATGAAACGTTGTTGATACAATGTATTACAGAAGTTACCCTACAATTAATTAGAAATAAAA
The sequence above is drawn from the Indicator indicator isolate 239-I01 chromosome Z, UM_Iind_1.1, whole genome shotgun sequence genome and encodes:
- the MRPL17 gene encoding 39S ribosomal protein L17, mitochondrial; protein product: MRLSVVVAISHGRVYRQLGLGPRSRLDMLRNLVTALVRHERIEVPWARADEMRDYAERLIDYAKLGDTNERAMRMANFWLTEKDLIHKLFKVLALRFQPHPGSYTRMLQIPNRDSIDRAKMAVIELKGNPFPPLIVRRRDTEKTLLNQLLKGYREDKKWAASEALKGTPV